In Deinococcus misasensis DSM 22328, a single window of DNA contains:
- a CDS encoding VWD domain-containing protein has translation MNKSYPLWSALSLSVLLAGCGTNPTVPSSQSPEVSQQAIGYLVQGTDMGPLYQNVRVTNAGVAYSGADVRVNTINMPHTSGGVYSGNLGSAVAVGNGLLLNVRTPEGIIQAKDWVPGAPVVTAPVGSTVVNAASPLPVAWNNSYGLDPDRFVVSATWSCGVGCGTGWRSSDLPGSARNYAIPAGTLPTDKAVKIRVYAYNDGTETFSGPFAAGSRMAIRNGNEAGIDITTAPANNAICSSWGDPHLTTCDGLGVEFQSTGEFDLALSTVNPFRVQVRQRPWGGSSTVSVNTAVATSMNGQKAGIYLGAAPNLRLGPAGTPTAIPAGGLNFGGGYSVAQSGNKYTFSYPNGEKMEATLNGGYVDVKLILPPTAQNRVRGLMGNFDLNPANDLFLRNGALLPNPIDFNTFYNVYANSWRIPSLAESLFYYGAGEAFGGFTVPNFPSSLPTMTPAQEANAKLQCQSAGVVDPLLLLGCTTDFGLTGNPQFTTSAKTVPAPVLPVKILLPDLKVDLSAPTSAYSGDDLSSLVSLKGYNVGTALARGTQSVGANGYMIDLMLSTDTIVPNTWGVYSPNFSEDVLLAGGRVSNTINLASGGSSSYPVGAVIPSDTPTGNYYLCARIDAGNKITELLENNNVFCSRIYIKKI, from the coding sequence ATGAACAAGTCATATCCCCTCTGGAGTGCCCTGAGCCTTTCCGTTCTGCTGGCTGGATGCGGCACCAACCCCACAGTCCCCTCAAGCCAGAGCCCTGAAGTTTCACAACAAGCGATCGGTTATCTGGTGCAGGGAACCGACATGGGACCGCTGTACCAGAATGTGCGGGTGACCAATGCAGGTGTGGCATACAGTGGCGCAGACGTTCGGGTGAACACCATCAACATGCCCCACACCTCTGGAGGGGTTTACTCGGGCAACCTTGGATCTGCAGTTGCAGTGGGCAATGGCCTGCTTCTGAATGTCCGTACCCCAGAGGGCATCATTCAGGCCAAAGACTGGGTGCCCGGCGCTCCCGTGGTCACTGCTCCTGTGGGTTCCACTGTGGTGAATGCAGCCTCTCCCCTGCCTGTGGCCTGGAACAACAGTTATGGGCTGGATCCGGACCGCTTTGTGGTGAGTGCCACATGGTCCTGTGGTGTGGGCTGCGGAACCGGATGGCGTTCCTCAGATCTGCCCGGCAGTGCCCGCAATTACGCCATTCCAGCAGGCACATTGCCCACAGACAAAGCCGTCAAAATCCGGGTTTATGCCTACAACGACGGCACCGAAACTTTCTCTGGACCTTTTGCTGCAGGTTCACGCATGGCGATTCGCAATGGCAACGAGGCAGGAATTGACATCACCACTGCCCCTGCCAACAATGCCATTTGCTCCTCATGGGGCGATCCCCACCTGACCACCTGTGACGGGCTCGGGGTGGAGTTCCAGAGCACCGGAGAATTCGATCTGGCCCTGTCCACCGTCAATCCTTTCCGGGTTCAGGTGCGTCAGCGTCCGTGGGGGGGCAGCAGCACCGTCAGTGTCAACACTGCTGTGGCCACCAGCATGAACGGACAGAAAGCTGGCATCTACCTTGGGGCTGCACCCAACCTGCGTCTGGGGCCAGCAGGCACACCCACAGCCATTCCCGCAGGTGGCCTGAATTTCGGAGGTGGATACAGCGTGGCCCAGAGCGGCAACAAGTACACTTTCAGCTACCCCAATGGTGAGAAGATGGAAGCCACTTTGAACGGCGGTTACGTGGATGTGAAGCTGATTCTGCCTCCCACTGCCCAAAATCGGGTTCGTGGTTTGATGGGCAACTTTGACCTCAATCCTGCCAATGACCTCTTCCTGAGAAACGGTGCTTTGCTGCCCAATCCCATTGACTTCAACACCTTTTACAACGTGTACGCCAACAGTTGGAGGATCCCGAGCCTCGCCGAATCTCTGTTCTACTATGGTGCAGGCGAAGCTTTTGGAGGGTTCACGGTTCCCAACTTCCCTTCCAGCTTGCCCACCATGACCCCTGCACAGGAAGCCAACGCCAAACTGCAATGCCAGAGTGCTGGAGTGGTGGATCCGCTCTTGCTGCTAGGTTGCACCACTGACTTTGGCCTGACCGGCAACCCACAATTCACCACCAGTGCCAAAACCGTCCCTGCCCCTGTGCTGCCTGTCAAAATCTTGCTGCCTGACCTGAAAGTGGACCTCTCCGCGCCCACCTCTGCTTACTCTGGAGACGATTTGAGCAGTCTGGTTTCCCTCAAGGGGTACAACGTTGGCACAGCCCTTGCCCGAGGCACCCAATCGGTTGGGGCCAACGGTTACATGATTGACCTGATGCTGTCTACAGACACCATCGTACCCAACACATGGGGGGTTTATTCTCCAAACTTCAGTGAAGATGTCTTGCTGGCAGGCGGTCGGGTGAGCAACACCATCAATCTGGCCTCTGGAGGCAGCAGTAGTTACCCTGTTGGAGCAGTGATTCCTTCTGACACACCCACTGGCAACTATTACCTGTGTGCCCGGATTGATGCAGGCAACAAAATCACCGAACTGCTGGAAAACAACAACGTGTTCTGCTCCAGAATCTACATCAAAAAGATTTGA
- a CDS encoding RNHCP domain-containing protein, producing the protein MGRKFTVQGTNQSFACRNCGFEVPALQNGSVRNHCPKCLYSLHVDIQPGDRANPCKGQMEPVGVEHNAKKGWIILHKCLKCNEISRNKAALDDPVPDDYDLIIRLTQDKEPLL; encoded by the coding sequence ATGGGACGCAAATTCACCGTTCAGGGCACCAACCAGAGCTTTGCGTGCAGAAACTGTGGTTTTGAAGTGCCCGCCTTGCAAAACGGCAGTGTCAGAAACCACTGCCCCAAATGCCTTTACAGCCTGCATGTGGACATTCAACCTGGAGACCGGGCCAACCCCTGCAAAGGCCAGATGGAACCTGTGGGCGTGGAGCACAACGCCAAAAAGGGCTGGATCATTTTGCACAAGTGCCTCAAGTGCAACGAAATTTCACGCAACAAGGCGGCTCTGGACGATCCGGTTCCCGACGACTATGACCTGATCATCCGACTCACGCAGGACAAAGAGCCATTGCTGTAA
- the apaG gene encoding Co2+/Mg2+ efflux protein ApaG produces MSVIVKATPEFRPEASRTGLYVFSYHICLENHTSDTLQLLTRHWKIQDGEGQTIQVDGEGVVGLQPIIDPGKHFEYSSWVQIEHVPGVMQGHYLCVTGEGASLRVEIPAFVLKLPGTLLN; encoded by the coding sequence ATGAGCGTGATTGTGAAAGCCACTCCAGAGTTTCGACCTGAGGCGTCCAGAACAGGACTTTACGTGTTCTCTTATCACATCTGCCTTGAAAACCACACCTCAGACACGCTGCAGTTGCTCACCCGCCATTGGAAAATTCAGGATGGTGAAGGACAGACCATTCAGGTGGATGGTGAAGGCGTGGTGGGTTTGCAACCCATCATTGATCCGGGCAAACACTTTGAATACAGTTCATGGGTGCAAATTGAACACGTTCCTGGCGTGATGCAAGGCCACTATTTGTGCGTCACAGGTGAAGGGGCCTCCCTGAGGGTGGAGATTCCAGCGTTTGTGTTGAAACTGCCGGGCACCCTGCTCAACTGA
- a CDS encoding peptidoglycan D,D-transpeptidase FtsI family protein: MELKRIKSRSRILLGVSIFMFLILVIAYAKLEWHMPTQPMFNPDIMRGRIITEDGTILAQSIKGENYGEYKRIYPQKTLAGQLVGVMGKDEGLAGLERFYEEELRAGQDVVVSIDPWVQNVVESQLNKYATENMGEYGSAIVMDTHTGKLLAAATWPSFDPNKWRSYPDFQKQWRNRPFMDSYEPGSVVKALTVASVLNDGRLTPNTWFDTPMARRVGGATIHDAVAHPPKLDTQHVLRYSSNVGISHMVENYSDQQMHKYFSGYGLGQEVPLEGVPTEDGILYNWKNWKLIQKVNMGFGQGLTTTTLQMAAAYNVIANDGRYIAPYLVTADRVREEREVIRPETARTMRTMLRTVIEEGIFTNAGVMGYQLGGKTGTAQVVIDGRYSKEIYNSVFAGFFPSNQPRVTMVVMVHGAKKNHHGSQLAAPIFRDVAKEMLSMWGLPPEWDVIEQQIETRNKKNNP, from the coding sequence GTGGAACTGAAACGCATCAAAAGCCGTTCGCGCATCTTGCTTGGAGTGAGCATTTTCATGTTCCTGATTCTGGTGATCGCATACGCCAAGCTTGAATGGCACATGCCCACCCAGCCGATGTTCAACCCAGACATCATGCGGGGTCGCATCATCACCGAGGACGGCACCATTCTGGCCCAGAGCATCAAAGGGGAAAACTACGGGGAGTACAAACGGATTTATCCCCAGAAAACCCTGGCTGGGCAGTTGGTCGGTGTGATGGGAAAAGATGAGGGTCTTGCCGGTCTGGAGCGGTTTTACGAAGAAGAATTGCGGGCGGGTCAGGATGTGGTGGTTTCGATCGATCCATGGGTTCAGAACGTGGTGGAATCCCAACTCAACAAATATGCCACCGAAAACATGGGTGAATACGGCAGTGCCATCGTGATGGACACCCACACAGGCAAATTGCTGGCTGCAGCCACCTGGCCTTCCTTCGATCCCAACAAGTGGCGTTCTTATCCGGATTTCCAGAAGCAATGGCGCAACCGTCCTTTCATGGACAGTTACGAACCCGGCAGTGTGGTCAAAGCCCTCACGGTGGCCTCGGTGCTCAATGACGGTCGTTTGACCCCCAACACCTGGTTTGACACCCCCATGGCCCGCAGGGTTGGCGGAGCCACCATCCACGATGCAGTGGCCCACCCACCCAAATTGGACACCCAGCATGTGCTGCGCTATTCCAGCAACGTGGGCATCAGTCACATGGTTGAGAATTACAGCGATCAGCAAATGCACAAATACTTCTCGGGTTATGGCCTTGGGCAGGAGGTGCCCTTGGAAGGCGTACCCACCGAAGACGGCATCCTGTACAACTGGAAGAACTGGAAACTGATCCAGAAGGTGAACATGGGTTTCGGACAGGGACTGACCACCACCACCTTGCAAATGGCTGCAGCCTACAATGTCATTGCCAACGATGGCCGTTACATCGCACCTTATCTGGTCACAGCAGACCGCGTCCGCGAAGAGCGTGAAGTCATCCGCCCTGAGACAGCCAGAACCATGCGCACCATGTTGCGGACCGTCATCGAGGAAGGCATTTTCACCAATGCCGGTGTGATGGGATATCAACTCGGAGGCAAGACCGGGACCGCTCAGGTGGTCATTGATGGTCGCTACTCCAAAGAAATCTACAACAGTGTTTTTGCAGGGTTCTTTCCCAGCAACCAGCCCAGAGTGACCATGGTGGTGATGGTGCACGGTGCCAAGAAAAACCACCACGGTTCACAACTTGCAGCCCCCATCTTCCGGGATGTGGCCAAAGAAATGCTGTCCATGTGGGGCCTCCCTCCAGAGTGGGATGTCATCGAGCAGCAAATCGAGACCCGCAACAAAAAGAACAACCCCTGA
- a CDS encoding aspartate:alanine exchanger family transporter, with amino-acid sequence MIALLSENPILVVFIVATLGYLIGQVRIAGFSLGVAGVLFAGLIVSSLSPDIKLDTSVYEMGLVLFVYTIALASGPHFVAALKGAGIKYNLLVASMLVIAPILVLLISKAFGFKEGVMAGLFAGSLTNTPALAAVLEAVKDRPEMGDPVIGYSLAYPMGVIGMLMVAHILKGVFKVNYQQEAKELHMQVEELVTRAVVVRDNQVRNVRDLLQDNHWNVMFARVKRNGEIQIVYDDLILQKNDVVSVVGAPDDVQETIKALGAPSDEMLEVDRSHFDFRRIFVSSDFAVGKPMSALNLRKQYGAIVTRVRRGDKDIVPTPNTVLELGDRVRVLGERSSLTNVAKFFGDSYKHLSEINLLTFSLGLCLGLLLGIIEFPLPGGSTFKLGFAGGPLIVGLILGALGRTGKMVWTIPYSANLTLRQIGVVLFLAGVGVRSGYKFFNNFNGSESLFIFLTGALVTVLTAALTLTIGYKVLRIPMSILLGVMAGQQTQPAVLAYANEQTQNDAPNLGYASVYPLAMIMKIILAQVLLLL; translated from the coding sequence ATGATTGCATTGCTCAGCGAAAACCCCATCCTGGTGGTGTTTATCGTGGCAACCCTCGGGTACCTGATTGGACAGGTGCGCATTGCTGGTTTCAGCCTCGGGGTTGCAGGTGTCTTGTTTGCAGGCTTGATTGTGAGTTCGCTCAGCCCGGACATCAAACTCGACACCAGTGTTTACGAGATGGGTCTGGTGCTTTTTGTCTATACCATTGCACTGGCCAGTGGACCGCACTTTGTGGCTGCCCTCAAAGGGGCAGGCATCAAGTACAACCTGCTGGTTGCGTCCATGCTGGTGATTGCACCGATCCTTGTTCTTTTGATCAGCAAAGCATTTGGATTCAAAGAAGGGGTCATGGCGGGCCTTTTTGCAGGCAGTTTGACCAACACCCCGGCCCTTGCCGCTGTGCTGGAAGCCGTCAAAGACCGTCCAGAGATGGGCGATCCCGTGATTGGTTATTCTCTGGCCTACCCGATGGGTGTGATTGGCATGCTGATGGTCGCCCACATCCTCAAAGGTGTCTTCAAAGTCAACTACCAGCAAGAAGCCAAAGAACTGCACATGCAAGTGGAAGAACTGGTCACCCGAGCTGTGGTGGTGCGGGACAACCAGGTGCGCAACGTCCGTGACCTGCTGCAAGACAACCACTGGAACGTGATGTTCGCCCGGGTCAAACGCAATGGTGAAATACAAATTGTTTACGATGACCTGATCCTCCAGAAAAACGATGTGGTTTCGGTGGTGGGTGCCCCAGACGATGTGCAGGAAACCATCAAAGCCCTTGGTGCCCCCAGCGATGAAATGCTGGAAGTGGACCGCAGCCACTTCGATTTCCGACGCATCTTCGTTTCCAGTGATTTCGCTGTGGGCAAACCCATGAGTGCCCTGAACCTGCGCAAGCAGTACGGTGCCATTGTGACCCGTGTGCGCCGTGGCGACAAAGACATCGTTCCCACCCCCAACACGGTGCTGGAGCTTGGAGACCGTGTCCGTGTGCTCGGAGAACGCAGCAGCCTGACCAACGTGGCCAAGTTTTTCGGTGACTCGTACAAACACCTTTCGGAAATCAACCTGCTGACCTTCAGTCTGGGATTGTGCCTGGGTCTGTTGCTGGGCATCATCGAGTTCCCCCTGCCCGGTGGCAGCACCTTCAAACTGGGCTTCGCTGGTGGCCCCCTGATCGTCGGTCTGATTCTGGGTGCTCTGGGACGCACAGGCAAAATGGTCTGGACCATCCCCTACAGTGCCAACCTGACCCTCAGGCAAATTGGTGTGGTGCTCTTCCTGGCAGGTGTGGGTGTGCGAAGTGGCTACAAATTCTTCAACAACTTCAACGGCTCGGAAAGCCTGTTCATCTTCCTGACCGGGGCGCTTGTCACTGTTTTGACGGCCGCACTGACCCTTACCATAGGGTACAAGGTACTCAGAATTCCCATGAGCATCCTGCTGGGTGTCATGGCAGGACAGCAAACACAGCCCGCAGTGCTGGCATATGCCAATGAGCAAACGCAGAACGATGCGCCAAATCTTGGTTACGCCAGTGTCTACCCGCTTGCCATGATCATGAAGATCATTCTGGCACAGGTGCTGTTGCTGCTCTGA
- a CDS encoding GyrI-like domain-containing protein — protein MSQYRVQQRDVPDQQVICLLGVVNAYELPAFMQQGLTTLAQHAAQHQTEVAGAPFVLYHEPVNEQDSGAVEICLPVEQAVPETEGIRLKLDRAHREMFVTLNYEQVQEGNLIGAYDKLRLVMPARSLRPEGSPREVYFNFNPQPEQHEEFVDVAFTVVPQGCCGGSLTCSGPSTSSC, from the coding sequence ATGTCGCAGTACCGTGTCCAACAGCGAGACGTTCCCGACCAGCAGGTGATTTGCCTGCTGGGTGTGGTGAATGCATACGAATTGCCTGCATTCATGCAGCAAGGGCTCACCACCCTCGCACAGCATGCCGCCCAGCACCAGACCGAAGTGGCCGGAGCCCCTTTTGTGCTGTACCACGAGCCTGTCAATGAACAGGACTCGGGGGCAGTGGAAATCTGCCTGCCTGTCGAACAGGCCGTGCCAGAGACCGAAGGCATCCGGCTCAAACTGGACCGTGCCCACCGCGAGATGTTTGTGACCCTCAATTACGAACAGGTGCAAGAAGGCAACCTGATAGGGGCTTACGACAAACTCCGTCTGGTGATGCCTGCCCGCAGTTTGCGTCCAGAGGGCTCGCCCAGAGAAGTGTACTTCAACTTCAATCCACAACCAGAGCAACACGAAGAATTTGTGGACGTGGCTTTCACGGTGGTCCCACAAGGATGCTGTGGCGGATCCCTGACGTGCAGTGGTCCCAGCACCTCCAGTTGCTGA
- a CDS encoding prephenate dehydrogenase gives MVTPNPFKTVVIAGVGLIGGSVALGLKGRFLADKVIGYDANPETLKLALALGVIDEGYVTAGEWAQQADLIILATPVGSLARIARDLAAHAREDVVFTDVGSVKGKVTDLLSDLRNFVPGHPMAGSEKAGVTAARASLLENAIWVLTPTANTPLPLLNKVKQLVTKLGANPVVMPPDAHDQLIATISHLPYMTALALSHMVARDERLALLAAGGFRDITRVASGDPRMSRDMVINNKDALREAISRFKKELEQLEAQLDSPEVLFESAMEGKRTRDSLPIVKRSLIPGLFDLVVAIPDKPGEIGRIANILGDKGINIKDIEVLAIREEGGALRLGFETGDLLEKAHHALNACGYETRPRGLGQSSM, from the coding sequence ATGGTGACGCCCAACCCCTTCAAAACCGTGGTCATCGCTGGCGTGGGCCTGATTGGTGGCTCTGTTGCGCTCGGACTGAAAGGCCGTTTTCTGGCAGACAAAGTCATTGGTTATGATGCCAACCCCGAGACCCTCAAACTGGCACTGGCTCTGGGCGTCATTGATGAGGGGTATGTCACAGCAGGTGAGTGGGCCCAGCAAGCAGACCTGATCATTCTGGCCACGCCAGTGGGATCTCTGGCCCGAATTGCCAGAGACCTTGCAGCCCATGCCCGCGAAGATGTGGTTTTCACCGATGTGGGAAGCGTGAAAGGCAAAGTCACAGATTTGCTCTCGGACCTGAGAAATTTCGTGCCCGGTCACCCCATGGCAGGCAGCGAAAAAGCAGGCGTGACCGCAGCCAGAGCTTCATTGCTGGAAAATGCAATCTGGGTGCTCACCCCCACAGCCAACACCCCTTTGCCTCTCCTCAACAAAGTCAAACAACTGGTGACCAAGCTCGGAGCCAACCCGGTGGTGATGCCCCCCGATGCCCACGATCAACTGATTGCCACCATTTCGCACCTGCCTTACATGACCGCTCTGGCCCTATCGCACATGGTGGCCCGGGATGAGCGTCTGGCTTTGCTGGCCGCAGGGGGTTTCCGGGACATCACCCGCGTGGCCAGCGGAGACCCTCGCATGAGCCGGGACATGGTGATCAACAACAAAGATGCCCTCAGAGAGGCCATTTCCCGCTTCAAGAAAGAATTGGAACAACTGGAAGCCCAACTGGACAGTCCAGAGGTGCTTTTTGAGTCGGCCATGGAGGGCAAACGCACCCGGGACAGCCTGCCCATTGTGAAGCGCAGCCTGATTCCCGGTCTGTTTGATCTGGTGGTGGCCATTCCAGACAAACCCGGCGAAATTGGCCGGATTGCCAACATTCTGGGCGACAAAGGCATCAACATCAAAGACATTGAGGTGCTGGCCATCCGTGAGGAAGGCGGGGCTCTGCGTCTTGGCTTTGAAACAGGCGACCTACTGGAAAAAGCCCACCATGCCCTGAACGCTTGCGGATACGAAACCCGGCCCAGAGGGCTCGGGCAATCTTCGATGTGA